One genomic window of Bradyrhizobium sp. CCGE-LA001 includes the following:
- a CDS encoding AMP-binding protein: MPIQQQEAGIVGPFDGLDVPWLLRMRAEVRSSHPFLIWAPFDAPSRRWSYGEFHERVGALAAGLAKRGVRPGEYVLIHLDNCIEAMLAWFACVELGAIAVTTNTRSAPAEIAYFADHCGAVAAITQPAFAEIVAQSCRNIRWMAVTSHDAGTAPAQAAARGDSFESLFGDSADRPRRPADPLAPCSVQYTSGTTSRPKAVLWTHANALWGAKINAAHEDLHAGDVHQTYLPLFHTNALAYSMLATLWVGATCVIQPRFSASRFWRVAREHGATWTSTIPFCMKALLEQEIPNDHKFRLWGTAINEPPAFAAFGIKMIGWWGMTETITHGIVGEIDQPNIPMSIGRAAPEYQIRITDDDGRPTEVGGTGNLAIKGIPGLSLFAEYLHNEKATRESFDEHGFFLTGDRVERLQDGYIKFGDRAKDMLKVGGENVAASEIEQVIAVVPGVREAAVVAKSHPMLDEVPVVFIIPQDGVAGAAPDLQDRVMEACRKGLADFKVPREIRLVDDMPRSTLEKVAKAELRKMVG; this comes from the coding sequence AGAAGCCGGAATCGTGGGTCCGTTCGACGGGCTCGACGTGCCCTGGCTGTTGAGGATGCGCGCCGAGGTGCGCAGCTCACATCCATTCCTGATCTGGGCGCCGTTCGATGCGCCGTCGCGGCGCTGGAGCTATGGCGAGTTCCACGAGCGGGTCGGCGCGCTTGCCGCGGGCCTCGCAAAACGCGGCGTCCGGCCGGGCGAATATGTGCTGATCCATCTCGACAATTGCATCGAGGCCATGCTGGCCTGGTTCGCCTGCGTCGAACTGGGGGCCATCGCTGTCACCACCAACACGCGCTCGGCGCCGGCCGAGATCGCGTATTTCGCAGATCATTGCGGCGCGGTCGCTGCAATCACGCAGCCGGCCTTTGCGGAGATTGTCGCGCAGAGCTGCCGCAACATCCGCTGGATGGCGGTGACCTCGCATGACGCAGGCACAGCGCCTGCCCAGGCGGCCGCGCGCGGCGACAGCTTCGAATCCCTGTTCGGCGACAGTGCCGACCGTCCGAGGCGCCCAGCCGATCCGCTCGCGCCATGCAGCGTGCAATACACCTCTGGCACCACGTCGCGCCCGAAGGCGGTGCTGTGGACCCACGCCAACGCGCTGTGGGGCGCCAAGATCAACGCCGCGCACGAAGACTTGCATGCCGGCGACGTGCACCAGACCTACCTGCCGCTGTTCCACACCAATGCGCTGGCCTATTCCATGCTGGCGACCTTGTGGGTCGGTGCCACCTGCGTGATCCAGCCGCGCTTCTCCGCCAGCCGCTTCTGGCGCGTCGCGCGCGAGCACGGCGCGACCTGGACCTCGACCATCCCTTTCTGCATGAAGGCTCTGCTCGAACAGGAGATTCCGAACGATCACAAATTCCGTCTGTGGGGCACGGCCATCAACGAGCCGCCGGCCTTTGCCGCGTTCGGCATCAAGATGATCGGCTGGTGGGGCATGACCGAAACCATCACCCACGGCATCGTCGGCGAAATCGACCAGCCCAACATCCCGATGTCGATCGGCCGCGCCGCGCCGGAATATCAGATCCGCATCACCGACGACGACGGCCGGCCGACGGAGGTCGGCGGCACCGGCAATCTCGCGATCAAGGGCATCCCGGGCCTGTCGCTGTTCGCCGAATATTTGCACAACGAGAAGGCGACGCGCGAGAGCTTCGATGAGCACGGTTTCTTCCTCACCGGCGACCGCGTCGAGCGCCTTCAAGACGGCTACATCAAGTTCGGCGACCGCGCCAAGGACATGCTGAAGGTCGGCGGCGAGAACGTCGCGGCCTCCGAGATCGAGCAGGTGATCGCGGTCGTCCCGGGCGTGCGCGAGGCGGCCGTGGTGGCGAAATCGCATCCGATGCTGGACGAGGTGCCGGTCGTCTTCATCATCCCGCAAGACGGCGTCGCGGGTGCCGCGCCCGACCTTCAGGACCGCGTGATGGAAGCCTGCCGCAAAGGACTTGCCGACTTCAAGGTGCCGCGCGAGATCAGGCTCGTCGACGACATGCCGCGCTCGACGCTGGAGAAGGTAGCGAAGGCGGAGCTGCGGAAGATGGTGGGGTGA
- a CDS encoding HD-GYP domain-containing protein translates to MTASAKSAAKRRLLLASDRSDESSELASILKAVGDVSTVTTEDLPEKPSRDLSGLVVDINLRSPESVQRVRNKLRGDAYRSMPRLFVLADALHHGTMQAWALGATDTISRPLQADAILQRIRSAFPDTATYDATDRGKTLNRGVEAAHGVLAKMFEKLPLGVPLTFDDVIAAESKILKAIKHSSLREWLTTVGCHHVGSYRHCLFVTGFAVAFAQHLGMREDDQRRLTRAALLHDVGKAFVPAALLDKPGKLTDEEMAEVRQHPRRGYDALAAQGGFPPEMLDVVLHHHEFLDGSGYPNGLSSNQISDIVRLTTIVDIYAALVEKRAYRMPFTHSRAFTMMEGMGGKLDQQLLQAFRPVALGSF, encoded by the coding sequence ATGACCGCCTCAGCCAAATCCGCCGCCAAACGCCGGCTTCTGCTCGCCTCCGACCGGAGCGACGAGAGCAGCGAGCTCGCCAGCATCCTGAAGGCGGTCGGCGACGTCTCGACGGTGACGACCGAGGACCTCCCCGAGAAGCCGTCGCGCGATCTCTCCGGCCTCGTCGTCGACATCAATCTGCGCTCACCCGAGAGCGTGCAGCGGGTTCGCAACAAGCTGCGCGGCGATGCCTATCGTTCGATGCCGCGGCTGTTCGTGCTCGCCGACGCCTTACATCACGGCACCATGCAGGCCTGGGCGCTGGGCGCGACCGACACCATCTCGCGCCCGCTCCAGGCCGACGCCATCCTTCAGCGCATCCGCTCCGCCTTCCCGGACACCGCCACCTATGACGCGACCGACCGCGGCAAGACGCTCAACCGCGGCGTCGAGGCCGCGCATGGCGTGCTCGCCAAGATGTTTGAGAAGCTTCCGCTCGGCGTGCCCCTGACCTTCGACGACGTCATCGCCGCCGAGAGCAAGATCCTGAAGGCGATCAAGCATTCCTCGCTGCGCGAATGGCTCACCACGGTCGGCTGCCACCATGTCGGCAGCTACCGGCACTGCCTGTTCGTCACCGGCTTCGCCGTCGCCTTCGCCCAGCATCTCGGCATGCGCGAGGACGACCAGCGCCGCCTGACCCGCGCCGCGCTGCTGCACGATGTAGGCAAGGCCTTCGTTCCCGCCGCGCTGCTCGACAAGCCCGGCAAGCTCACCGACGAGGAGATGGCCGAGGTCCGCCAGCATCCGCGTCGCGGCTATGACGCGCTCGCAGCCCAAGGCGGCTTCCCGCCGGAGATGCTCGACGTCGTCCTGCATCACCACGAATTCCTCGACGGCTCCGGCTATCCCAACGGCCTGTCGTCGAACCAGATCAGCGACATCGTGCGCCTGACCACGATCGTCGACATCTACGCCGCCCTGGTGGAGAAGCGCGCCTACCGCATGCCCTTCACCCACTCCCGCGCTTTCACGATGATGGAAGGCATGGGCGGCAAGCTCGACCAGCAATTGCTGCAGGCGTTCCGCCCGGTGGCGCTGGGGTCGTTTTGA
- a CDS encoding alpha/beta fold hydrolase — protein MPKIDRGGVGIHYEVHGDGPPLLLTHGYSSTSAMWHGQVDALAKHHKLILWDMRGHGQSDYPDDPGAYSEAMTVGDMAAILDAVGAMRAIIGGLSLGGYMSLAFYRAHPERARALLIIDTGPGFKKDDAREAWNARALATADRLDREGLDVLKSATRERATANHRNAKGLALAARGMLTQRDARVIELLPNIKVPSLIVVGADDTPFLAASDYMAVKIPGAQKVVIPAAGHAVNIDQPEAFVDAVTPFLKNLPE, from the coding sequence ATGCCGAAGATCGATCGGGGCGGCGTCGGGATACACTACGAGGTTCATGGCGATGGGCCACCGCTGCTTCTGACCCATGGCTATTCCTCGACCTCAGCGATGTGGCATGGGCAGGTCGATGCGCTCGCGAAGCATCACAAGCTGATCCTGTGGGACATGCGCGGCCATGGCCAGTCCGATTATCCCGATGATCCCGGCGCCTACAGTGAAGCCATGACCGTCGGCGACATGGCGGCGATCCTCGATGCGGTGGGCGCGATGCGCGCCATCATCGGCGGTCTCTCGCTCGGCGGCTACATGTCGCTCGCGTTCTATCGCGCGCATCCGGAGCGCGCCCGCGCGCTGCTGATCATCGATACCGGCCCCGGCTTCAAGAAGGACGACGCGCGCGAGGCCTGGAACGCGCGGGCGCTCGCCACCGCCGACAGGCTCGACCGCGAGGGCCTCGACGTCCTGAAATCGGCGACGCGCGAACGCGCCACCGCCAATCATCGGAACGCCAAAGGGCTGGCGCTCGCCGCGCGCGGCATGCTGACCCAGCGCGATGCCCGCGTGATCGAGCTTTTGCCCAACATCAAGGTGCCCAGCCTGATCGTGGTCGGCGCCGACGACACCCCGTTCCTGGCGGCGTCCGACTACATGGCGGTGAAGATCCCCGGCGCACAAAAGGTCGTGATCCCCGCCGCCGGACACGCCGTCAACATCGATCAGCCCGAGGCTTTTGTTGACGCCGTCACGCCTTTCC